A section of the Ruania halotolerans genome encodes:
- a CDS encoding collagen-binding domain-containing protein, which yields MNVRSAKRYRGKKMLASTGIAAVAAGTLLGAASPAVAAPTTFNPFDVNDGFTVVSQGDIHLNNSELEGSVAAFGTVSSGNPNGYPVVHTVAGEPDYTVPMVDGVPVRILAQEFSGSGSFDISNRDDSGTIAADSSEANALVKLVTIDGLTGSARSGGTGNAAGGDFLRVTNADAGVLDLKSASYDDAEVADLQTAESTIAGYLPGVDAQVEQTNQCLEAMYSPELGLSNDVTVTDEGGLVYVEDFTDDRPNVIGYDDIAGKTIKLDRADGYQPTADAPLVIQVPEGTTELSQLRFEGWSAQAGAQQDLARFIMLDLSAVSGEVAVNGHDLGAIWAPDADLNVNSGITTNGQWFARNVTTAGGGEIHHHTFAGKLPCSEAQVTPVIGSAASVVGSDEKVLPVTGGSVVDTVTYEGLTPGVEYELAGSIRTSGTGEDTGIAASASFVPEVADGSVDVIFEITGEQVADYDGQSLVVFEYLTAGGELVAEHTDPHDQAQTFTVEDAGIPGEPTEPTDPGEPAEPTDPGEPTEPTDPGEPTAPTDPGEEETSHPDREKNSDTGEESATTTSTGDGLAQTGAATMWSLVASVVVLLSLGVALRLARQAHGE from the coding sequence ATGAATGTGAGGTCCGCGAAGCGGTACCGAGGGAAGAAGATGCTCGCCAGCACCGGCATCGCAGCCGTGGCTGCTGGGACGCTCCTTGGCGCCGCCTCCCCGGCGGTAGCCGCCCCGACGACGTTCAACCCGTTTGACGTCAACGACGGATTCACGGTCGTCTCACAAGGTGACATTCACCTGAACAACAGCGAACTCGAGGGATCGGTGGCCGCGTTCGGCACCGTTTCCTCGGGAAACCCGAACGGATATCCGGTCGTGCACACGGTTGCCGGCGAGCCCGACTACACGGTTCCGATGGTCGATGGTGTCCCCGTCCGGATTCTCGCGCAGGAGTTCAGTGGTTCCGGTTCTTTCGACATCTCGAATCGGGACGACTCGGGAACGATCGCCGCTGACTCCTCGGAGGCGAATGCGCTCGTCAAGCTCGTCACCATCGATGGCCTGACCGGATCGGCACGCAGTGGTGGAACTGGCAACGCTGCCGGTGGTGACTTCCTGCGAGTCACCAATGCCGACGCCGGGGTGCTCGACCTCAAATCAGCCTCGTACGACGACGCCGAGGTGGCTGACCTCCAGACCGCTGAATCGACGATCGCCGGCTACCTTCCGGGTGTGGACGCTCAGGTCGAGCAGACCAATCAGTGCCTGGAGGCGATGTACTCACCCGAACTCGGCCTCAGCAATGACGTCACGGTCACCGACGAGGGCGGGCTGGTGTACGTCGAAGATTTCACGGACGATCGCCCGAACGTCATCGGCTACGACGACATTGCCGGGAAGACGATCAAGCTCGACCGCGCTGACGGGTACCAGCCGACGGCGGACGCCCCGCTCGTGATCCAGGTACCCGAAGGAACAACGGAGTTGAGCCAGTTGCGCTTCGAAGGCTGGTCGGCGCAAGCAGGCGCCCAGCAAGATCTTGCGCGATTCATCATGCTCGACCTCTCTGCGGTCTCCGGTGAGGTGGCCGTCAACGGGCACGACCTTGGAGCGATCTGGGCACCGGATGCTGATCTGAACGTCAACTCCGGGATCACCACGAACGGGCAATGGTTCGCGCGGAACGTCACGACTGCAGGCGGTGGCGAGATTCACCACCACACCTTCGCGGGCAAGCTCCCATGCAGCGAGGCTCAGGTGACGCCGGTGATCGGCTCTGCTGCCTCCGTGGTGGGTTCGGACGAGAAGGTGTTGCCTGTGACCGGCGGGTCAGTCGTGGACACGGTGACGTACGAGGGTCTGACGCCCGGCGTGGAATACGAGTTGGCGGGTTCGATCCGTACGTCTGGCACTGGTGAGGACACGGGAATCGCAGCATCTGCGTCGTTTGTTCCGGAGGTTGCCGACGGCTCGGTTGATGTGATTTTCGAGATCACCGGCGAGCAGGTGGCTGACTATGACGGTCAGTCGTTGGTGGTGTTTGAGTACCTGACTGCCGGTGGGGAGCTGGTTGCCGAGCACACCGATCCTCACGATCAGGCGCAGACGTTCACCGTGGAAGACGCTGGGATTCCGGGTGAGCCGACCGAGCCAACGGACCCGGGTGAGCCCGCCGAGCCAACGGACCCGGGTGAGCCCACCGAGCCAACGGACCCGGGTGAGCCCACCGCGCCAACGGACCCGGGTGAGGAAGAGACATCCCACCCAGATCGCGAGAAGAACTCCGATACGGGTGAAGAGAGCGCGACGACCACGAGCACGGGAGATGGGCTTGCCCAGACCGGAGCGGCGACGATGTGGTCCCTGGTGGCGAGTGTGGTGGTTCTGCTCTCTCTGGGTGTCGCGCTGCGCCTGGCGCGGCAGGCGCACGGTGAATAG
- a CDS encoding ABC transporter substrate-binding protein, with the protein MTTSRRLRMGTAALAAAGVLAFTACSGGESETDPGGGTDAGEVSGEGIDDGTTLTMWTRAPLERQAVNAVEAYNSSHENQVELEILPNDDVEGRVGAAAQTDALPDLLAGDVVRIPYWTSQGIFQDLSEQIQGLDTLDDLQVGHIDAGTIDGAQHTLPFVTDISVMVWNKDLYEQAGLDPEAGPTTIAEFTEHAEAVAGLGTDGVAGSYLSGQSGGALVFTLLPSIWASGDEPLSEDGTSANLDSGSALEVYEAYRGLAETENGLGAGSQQETGATWTAPFQEGNVGVMPYPYTAVTGLFETADFEIGVGPIPGVDGGESTFLGGDAIGISSDSENAPQAWNFMQWLMSEDAQQEVFADNNDTAANLAVLESGYEGADPRTAIANATVEHGRTPVAVHFNEAFNAAGSPWQLLIQDAVWGDASTISSHNEAINTILAQ; encoded by the coding sequence ATGACGACGTCCAGACGATTGCGGATGGGAACGGCCGCACTTGCGGCCGCCGGAGTGTTGGCGTTCACCGCATGTTCGGGTGGTGAGAGCGAGACTGACCCCGGTGGTGGCACGGACGCGGGGGAGGTGTCCGGTGAGGGCATCGACGATGGCACCACGTTGACGATGTGGACCCGTGCTCCGCTCGAACGCCAGGCGGTCAATGCTGTGGAGGCGTACAACTCCTCGCACGAGAATCAGGTCGAGCTCGAGATCCTGCCGAACGACGACGTCGAAGGGCGCGTCGGCGCCGCAGCGCAGACCGATGCTCTGCCCGACCTTCTGGCCGGCGACGTGGTGCGCATCCCGTACTGGACCAGCCAGGGCATCTTTCAGGACCTGAGCGAACAGATCCAAGGGCTCGACACCCTTGACGATCTGCAGGTCGGGCACATCGATGCGGGCACCATTGACGGCGCGCAGCACACGCTGCCGTTCGTCACGGACATCTCCGTGATGGTGTGGAACAAGGACCTGTACGAGCAGGCCGGACTGGACCCGGAGGCCGGGCCCACCACCATCGCCGAGTTCACCGAGCACGCCGAAGCAGTCGCAGGCCTGGGTACCGACGGCGTGGCCGGGAGCTACCTCTCCGGTCAGTCCGGCGGCGCGCTCGTGTTCACCCTGCTGCCGTCGATCTGGGCTTCGGGAGACGAGCCGCTCAGCGAGGATGGCACCTCGGCCAACCTCGACAGCGGTTCTGCGCTCGAGGTCTACGAGGCCTATCGCGGGCTGGCGGAGACCGAGAACGGGCTGGGTGCAGGATCGCAGCAGGAGACTGGCGCGACCTGGACTGCTCCCTTCCAGGAGGGCAATGTCGGCGTGATGCCCTACCCGTACACCGCCGTGACCGGCCTGTTCGAGACGGCGGACTTCGAGATCGGAGTCGGTCCGATCCCGGGCGTCGACGGCGGTGAGTCGACATTCCTGGGCGGTGACGCCATCGGCATCTCCTCCGACTCGGAGAACGCACCCCAGGCGTGGAACTTCATGCAGTGGCTGATGTCCGAGGATGCACAGCAGGAGGTCTTCGCCGATAACAACGATACGGCCGCGAACCTCGCGGTGCTCGAGTCGGGCTACGAGGGTGCGGATCCGCGCACCGCGATCGCCAATGCCACAGTTGAGCACGGGCGCACACCGGTGGCCGTGCACTTCAATGAGGCGTTCAACGCTGCTGGCAGCCCGTGGCAACTGCTCATCCAGGACGCGGTGTGGGGCGATGCCTCCACGATCAGCTCTCACAACGAGGCGATCAACACGATTCTGGCCCAGTAA
- a CDS encoding carbohydrate ABC transporter permease — protein sequence MAVMADTDERQVVPHRRSRWSRTDTLRGWAFLAPALALVVFFFIVPVGLVVYMSATDWTLFGGFTAMNFPQNFVDIASDPMFAKSLEFTLKYTVLTTVILMPLAFFLALLVQEARQWNKFLRTAILLPSALGIASSSLLFYALYSPQVGPLNPILDSLGLMDAQQTILGTADGALWATVVLVVWRFTGYFMLLTLIGVQAIPGDIYEAANLDGAGRLRKLRSITLPMLKPTIAMTMILSVTGSLLAFDQFFILTKGGPNNETLTTVLLIYKYAFETKKDLGMAAALSVVVLLALVIINVLQLRALGVGRSEEK from the coding sequence ATGGCCGTCATGGCCGATACCGATGAACGCCAGGTCGTTCCGCACAGGCGTTCGCGATGGTCGCGCACCGACACGTTGCGTGGTTGGGCCTTTCTGGCACCGGCGTTAGCGTTGGTGGTTTTCTTCTTCATCGTGCCGGTCGGGCTCGTGGTGTACATGTCGGCCACGGACTGGACGTTGTTCGGCGGATTCACCGCCATGAACTTCCCCCAGAACTTCGTCGACATCGCCAGCGACCCGATGTTCGCGAAGTCGCTGGAGTTCACCCTCAAGTACACGGTGCTGACCACCGTGATCCTGATGCCCCTCGCGTTCTTCCTCGCCCTGCTCGTGCAAGAGGCTCGCCAGTGGAACAAGTTCCTGCGGACGGCGATCCTCCTTCCCTCCGCTCTGGGCATCGCCTCCTCCTCGTTGCTGTTCTACGCGCTGTACTCCCCGCAGGTGGGCCCCCTCAACCCGATCCTGGACTCACTCGGATTGATGGACGCCCAGCAGACGATCCTGGGCACCGCGGACGGGGCGCTGTGGGCCACCGTGGTGCTGGTGGTCTGGCGATTCACGGGCTACTTCATGTTGCTCACGCTGATCGGGGTCCAAGCGATCCCGGGCGACATCTACGAGGCCGCGAACCTCGACGGGGCGGGCCGCCTCAGGAAACTGCGCAGTATCACGCTGCCCATGCTCAAACCCACGATCGCGATGACGATGATCCTCTCGGTCACCGGATCGTTGCTCGCCTTCGACCAGTTCTTCATCCTGACCAAGGGTGGGCCGAACAACGAGACGTTGACGACGGTGCTGCTGATCTACAAGTACGCCTTCGAGACCAAGAAGGACCTCGGTATGGCTGCTGCGCTGTCCGTGGTTGTGCTCCTCGCCCTGGTGATCATCAACGTGCTCCAGCTGCGCGCCCTGGGCGTGGGCCGGTCCGAGGAGAAGTGA
- a CDS encoding carbohydrate ABC transporter permease — MANLLTKRVVYYLLTALIAITFILPLAWAVVNSIAPNSATSQSDGYGLGNYGALAVYGEGLTTYLSNSVILTFVAVAACLIAATMAGYAIARFTFAGKGLMFVLVLSILMVPYAALLIPLVVWMSELGLDNTLVGVGFVLALFQLPFGTFVMRNAFESIPSELEEAAKLDGCGTFATFMRVMVPSVKAPMVTVGLFVFLNAWNDFMVPLYLLGPQNAPLPLAMVNMRQQVMGVIDYGLTTAGVVVLAIPAVILFLALQKYYIKGLISGAVKG; from the coding sequence ATGGCGAACCTGCTCACCAAGCGCGTCGTCTACTACCTCCTGACGGCGCTGATCGCGATCACCTTCATCCTCCCGCTGGCCTGGGCCGTGGTGAACTCGATCGCGCCGAACTCCGCGACCTCTCAGTCAGACGGCTACGGCCTCGGCAACTACGGCGCTCTCGCCGTGTACGGCGAAGGTCTCACCACGTACCTCTCCAACTCGGTGATCCTCACCTTTGTTGCCGTTGCCGCGTGCCTGATCGCCGCCACGATGGCCGGATACGCCATCGCCCGCTTCACCTTCGCCGGCAAGGGTCTGATGTTCGTTCTGGTGCTCTCCATCCTGATGGTGCCCTATGCGGCGTTGCTGATCCCGCTGGTGGTATGGATGAGCGAACTCGGCCTGGACAACACGCTCGTCGGCGTCGGGTTCGTGCTCGCGTTGTTCCAATTGCCGTTCGGCACGTTCGTGATGCGAAACGCCTTCGAGAGCATTCCCAGCGAGCTTGAGGAAGCGGCCAAGCTGGATGGCTGCGGGACGTTCGCCACGTTCATGCGGGTGATGGTGCCGTCCGTCAAAGCCCCGATGGTCACGGTAGGCCTTTTCGTCTTCCTGAACGCGTGGAACGACTTCATGGTCCCGCTCTACCTCCTCGGTCCGCAGAACGCACCGCTGCCACTCGCCATGGTCAACATGCGACAGCAGGTGATGGGCGTGATCGACTACGGCCTCACCACCGCTGGCGTGGTCGTGCTCGCGATCCCGGCGGTCATTCTCTTCCTCGCATTGCAGAAGTACTACATCAAGGGCCTCATCAGCGGGGCAGTCAAAGGTTGA
- a CDS encoding glycoside hydrolase family 127 protein: protein MTITDRTSTSTSRAPVVPLAPTALRPLGIDQVRLDDGFWGRRQVLNAAATIPHCLHWEGEAGWIANFDAVLEGTIAATRTGRQFADSDVYKLLEAMAWEIGRSADASLQHRFDEIVATIERVQGEDGYLNTCFGNPGQADRYTDFEWGHELYNAGHLIQAAMARLRTGFGRDDGLVRIALRAADHVCETFGTDGLQRVGGHPEIEVALVELYRATGEQRYLDQARVFLERRGHHTLADIEFGRAYFQDDVPVREAEVLRGHAVRALYLAAGGIDAALESGDDQLLAAVTAQYRRALARRTYITGGMGSHHQDEAFGADYELPADRAYCETCAGIGSIMVAWRLLLITGDLTYGDVIERTLYNVLATSVAEDGRAFFYTNTLHQRTAGRAASADRISPRALDIGRAAWFEVSCCPTNVARTLAQFGTYVATTSSDGVTLVQYASGDISATLGDGRDVRLRVTTDYPDEGRVRIEVLDAPTDAWDLTIRIPAWAQGATVDLGDGRGPNPVSAPAFTHSGILTPGSAVLLELPLTPRWVHPDTRVDAVRGCVAVERGPLVLCAESLDQVGAADVSRLVVDPSDPPRSADGSAAVVSGGLLDVTDHGLSPYGSQPHAPPIEAAPIRLVPYHSWGNRGPSTMRIWLPTTAALP from the coding sequence ATGACGATCACTGACCGCACGTCTACGTCCACCTCTCGCGCACCGGTGGTGCCGTTGGCGCCCACGGCGCTGCGCCCGCTCGGGATCGATCAGGTGCGGCTCGACGATGGATTCTGGGGACGCCGCCAGGTGCTCAACGCGGCGGCCACCATCCCGCACTGCCTGCACTGGGAGGGTGAGGCCGGATGGATCGCGAACTTCGATGCCGTGCTTGAGGGCACGATCGCTGCCACCCGCACCGGTCGACAGTTCGCCGATTCCGACGTCTACAAACTGCTCGAGGCGATGGCATGGGAGATCGGACGGAGCGCGGATGCGTCGCTGCAGCACCGGTTCGACGAGATTGTCGCCACGATCGAGCGCGTGCAGGGCGAGGACGGATATCTGAACACCTGCTTCGGCAATCCCGGTCAGGCCGACCGCTACACGGATTTCGAGTGGGGTCACGAGCTGTACAACGCCGGCCACCTCATCCAGGCAGCGATGGCTCGGCTGCGAACCGGTTTCGGCCGCGACGACGGCCTGGTGCGGATCGCGTTGAGGGCAGCCGATCACGTGTGTGAGACGTTCGGCACTGACGGTCTCCAGCGCGTGGGTGGCCACCCCGAGATCGAGGTCGCGCTGGTGGAGTTGTATCGCGCCACCGGAGAACAGCGCTACCTGGACCAGGCTCGCGTGTTCCTCGAACGACGGGGGCACCACACACTGGCGGACATCGAGTTCGGCCGGGCGTATTTCCAGGACGACGTACCAGTCCGCGAGGCCGAGGTGCTGCGCGGCCACGCCGTGCGCGCGCTCTATCTCGCCGCGGGTGGCATCGATGCGGCGCTCGAGTCCGGCGATGACCAGCTGTTGGCGGCGGTCACTGCGCAATATCGCCGGGCGCTCGCGCGCCGCACGTACATCACCGGCGGGATGGGGTCACACCACCAGGATGAGGCCTTCGGCGCCGACTACGAACTTCCGGCTGATCGCGCCTACTGTGAGACATGTGCCGGCATCGGCTCGATCATGGTGGCCTGGCGTCTGCTGCTGATCACCGGCGATCTCACCTACGGTGACGTGATCGAACGCACGCTCTACAACGTGCTAGCCACGAGTGTGGCCGAGGACGGCCGTGCCTTCTTCTACACGAATACGTTGCACCAGCGCACCGCCGGGCGCGCCGCCAGCGCGGACCGCATCTCCCCTCGCGCCCTCGATATCGGGCGCGCGGCGTGGTTCGAGGTGTCCTGCTGCCCCACGAACGTGGCCCGCACCCTGGCACAGTTCGGCACCTATGTGGCCACCACCTCCAGTGACGGCGTGACGCTCGTGCAGTACGCATCAGGCGATATCTCGGCCACGCTCGGCGATGGCCGCGATGTCCGTCTGCGAGTGACCACGGATTACCCGGACGAGGGCCGCGTGCGGATCGAGGTGCTGGATGCGCCCACGGATGCGTGGGACCTGACGATCCGGATCCCGGCCTGGGCGCAGGGAGCGACGGTCGATCTCGGCGACGGTCGTGGACCGAACCCCGTCTCGGCCCCGGCATTCACCCACTCAGGCATCCTCACCCCAGGCAGCGCGGTCCTGCTCGAACTCCCACTCACCCCCCGGTGGGTGCACCCAGATACACGCGTGGATGCGGTACGAGGCTGTGTGGCGGTGGAGCGCGGGCCCCTGGTCCTGTGCGCGGAATCCCTCGATCAGGTGGGTGCTGCGGATGTCTCCAGGCTGGTGGTCGATCCCTCGGACCCGCCCAGGTCGGCCGACGGGTCCGCAGCGGTGGTCTCCGGTGGGCTCCTCGACGTGACCGACCACGGCCTCTCGCCCTACGGGAGCCAGCCACATGCGCCACCGATCGAGGCGGCCCCGATCCGGCTGGTGCCCTATCACTCGTGGGGCAATCGGGGGCCAAGTACGATGCGGATCTGGCTCCCGACGACGGCTGCCCTGCCGTGA
- a CDS encoding LacI family DNA-binding transcriptional regulator has product MTENTPQRRATLRDVARDAGVSIATASKALNGRKEVAEDTRERVREAAEALRFTPNSVARSLLSRRTGTVGLLTGDLEGRFVIPILMGAEDAFGAGRNNVFLCDARGDSIRERYHLNALLERRVDGIIVVGRQTDPRRSLGQDLPVPVVYAYAPSDDDRDLSLTPDNESGGAIATEHLLSLGRRRIAHITGDPQYVAARDRARGFLGAMHAAGLEPCGAPMFAAWTEQWGRDAAATLFEQYPEVDGVVCGSDQIARGVIDTLRDLGKTVPDDVAIVSHDNWEVLATGSRPSLTSVDANLQDLGRLAARKLFDALSGEDVGSGVHRLPVTLVTRGSSVRSRA; this is encoded by the coding sequence ATGACGGAGAACACTCCCCAGCGGCGGGCAACGTTGCGTGATGTCGCACGCGATGCCGGTGTGTCGATCGCGACGGCGTCCAAGGCGCTGAACGGCCGCAAGGAGGTCGCCGAGGACACCCGCGAGCGGGTACGAGAGGCCGCCGAGGCCCTGCGATTCACCCCCAACTCCGTGGCGCGCAGCCTGCTCTCGCGTCGCACCGGGACCGTGGGCCTATTGACGGGTGACCTCGAGGGCAGATTCGTCATCCCGATTCTGATGGGCGCCGAGGATGCCTTCGGCGCGGGCCGCAACAACGTTTTCCTCTGTGACGCCCGTGGCGACTCGATCCGCGAGCGGTACCACCTCAACGCCCTGCTCGAACGTCGCGTCGACGGGATCATCGTGGTGGGCCGCCAAACGGATCCGCGGCGGTCCCTGGGTCAGGATCTGCCAGTTCCCGTGGTGTACGCCTACGCGCCTTCGGACGATGACCGCGACCTCTCGCTGACACCGGACAACGAGTCGGGAGGCGCGATCGCGACCGAGCACCTGCTCTCCCTCGGCCGGAGGCGGATCGCGCACATCACCGGTGATCCCCAGTATGTGGCAGCACGGGATCGGGCGCGCGGGTTCCTCGGCGCCATGCACGCCGCGGGGCTTGAGCCCTGCGGCGCACCGATGTTCGCCGCATGGACCGAGCAGTGGGGCCGCGATGCCGCCGCCACCCTGTTCGAGCAGTATCCGGAGGTGGACGGGGTGGTCTGCGGCTCCGATCAAATCGCGCGCGGTGTGATCGACACGCTCCGCGACCTCGGCAAGACGGTTCCAGACGATGTGGCCATCGTCAGCCACGACAACTGGGAAGTCCTCGCGACCGGCTCGCGTCCGAGCCTGACCAGCGTCGATGCGAATCTGCAGGATCTGGGCCGGCTGGCGGCGCGCAAGCTGTTCGACGCACTCAGTGGTGAGGACGTGGGCAGCGGCGTCCACCGGCTACCGGTGACGCTCGTGACCCGCGGTTCGTCGGTGCGCTCGCGCGCGTAG